GTCAGTGTTACTCTGGGCTACTGTGTGATTCATGTAATCATATCAGTGTTCATATATTCTCTGGTTTGGCTGTGCTAGGCGCTCTAGGTATAGACCACATTCACCATCTCCCAGCCACACATCTACAGCGAGTGACACCTCCCTGGAAAGAGATCCCTACTTTGACCAGCATTACCCCAGGTACAAGATCACAGTTTGTCTTAAAGTAACATAATCAGTTGCTGCACTTAAGTCTTAAGTAAGTCTTTGTAGTTATTATCCTTACCTCTGATAAGAGtttcttgtactgtatgtgtattctgTGCTTTGTTTATCATTTAACAGTTATCTGTCCCTTCTTGAGAGTGAGCCTTACATGCTAGATCGCTACAGCTATGTCTGTACCCATTTTACAATGCCAAACTTGTTTTTTGACAGTGCTTTTCTGTGTCGTAAgctgtgtctgtcttgtgtttCATGTTTTGGGCAGACGTCTTTCCTCTTTGTCTGTTTGGAGTTGTGGGTCCATAGAGCAACCTCCTCATATCCCAGAAGAAGAGTAAGTGTCATGGTCTCTTGCAACTTTGGGCTGGTGGGCCACTGCCCTGACAAACTCTCGCAGCcttgcgatcatgctcatgaaatggcagactgaccgattgacgAGTGTTGTAACATATACACTGTTAGCTGTAAGGGAAGCTCTGCACAGAAACCAAAGaatgaaaaacaagaaaacGGCAAAGAAATTGTCCAAACTGTTTATTACTTTCATGAGATGAAACCAGAACGGTTTCATGTTTAtgcttttgtctttgttttttttccctgtcctTTATGTTTattctgtattttgttttaGCAGAGTCCCCTCACAAAACACCTCAGCAAGTGAGTGACTTCTGTGCTCAAACATCCCTTAATTGCATTTTATCACTATCTGTACGTTCACACcgccgccgacttgagcttccaaagattcaggaagtcattcattttcaatggaagccggcttctctcagctgcaagCAGCGGCAAATTCGTCGGCATGCCGTTTTGGGCATCTTGAGCGacttgagcatcaaacaggaagttgaaattggctcaactttatggtattgagctatgacgcggttcagcggcAAACGACCAGCAACAAACATGatcgaacatagaatgctggcacgtcagagcggccaaagcgtccaaagcttcccacggcgtccttggcagggcgtccagagcttcttggaagctcaagtcggtggcggtgtgtacgtacagtatccgttacacacgcacgcacacacatgtacacacatgcacactcacaggcactgtTTGTAGCCTTTGTAATATCttgccatttttttcccctctgtgttgtgtttcagAAATCAGACCTTTACAGACAGCCATAGACTCCCATAAGGCCACTTTGAGGAAGAACTTTGAGGTCCTGCCTGGAGGGTCCAGTAAACCCAGCAGTGCTGTGCCGTTCCACGccatctacacagagctctacatgaCAGTAGGAGACAGTCAGGGAATCTGCGTAGAACACGAGGTCCAGCAGATTGAAATGCTGCACCGGACACAGGCAAAGCCTCCAGATGAAGTGGTCAACTGCAGTGACATCTTCAGGCCCCTACGCCGAGAGCAGAGGCCCATTAGAACAGTCATGACCAAAGGCATTGCTGGGATTGGGAAGACCATGTCTGTGCAGAAGGTCATTCTAGATTGGACCGAAGGGCAAGCCAATCAGGATGTggattttgtgtttgtgcttccgTTCCGCAAGTTGAACCTAGTGTGCGGTGAAAAACATAGCCTCCATGGTCTTCTGGTGGAGCTTTCTGAAGAGCTCCAAGCCTTGGATCATGTGGGGTTTTACAATGAATACAAACTGCTGTTTATCCTGGATGGCCTGGATGAGTCTAAATTCTGCCTTGACTTCCTGGAGAAAGAGGTGTGTGATGTAAATGAGGTAGCATCAGTTTCAGCGCTAGTGACCAACCTCATCCGAGGTAACCTTCTCCCCACTGCTCTCATTTGGATGACGTCAaggccagcagcagccaatcagatccctGCACGGTACATTCACCAGGTGACAGAACTCAGGGGATTTAATGACACACAGAAGGAGGAATTCTTTAGAAGGAGAATTGCAGACCAAAGGTTGGCCAATAAAATCATTGCCCACATCCGGGCAACACGTAGCCTTTTCATCATGTGCCATATCCCTGTCCTCTGTTTGCTCATTGCTACCATGTTTCAGCAAATATTGGACAAGAAATCCAACAAGGACACCCCTAGTACCCTGACTGAACTCTTCACAGAGTTTATCGTCTCACAGATCAAAACACGACAACAATCACAAGAGTCCAGTAAAGAGGTTCTATGGAAGTTGGCTAAGCTGGCCTTCATCCATCTACAGAGTCAGCGATTTAACTTCTACGAGGAGGATTTGAGCGAGTGTGGAATCGACTCAAAGGATGCCTCAGGGTTATGTGTAGAGATCTTGAAAGAGGAGTCGATCGGTCATGGAAAACGAACCTACAGCTTTCTACATTTGACCATTCAGGAGTTTCTAGCAGCAGTTTTTGTGATCCACTCCTTTGTCACCAAGAACACAGAGGCTCTGGAGTCCTTTCATATTTTCGTGTCCGATAAAAATATAGAACTGTATGACCTGCTGAAGGCTGCAGTAGACAAGTCTTTACAGTGCCAATATGGACATCTGGATCTTTTTCTCCGTTTCCTTTTGGGCCTTGCGCTCGACCCCAGCCAGAAGCTCCTACAAAGCCTACTCAAAGGCACATACAACCGACCCTTGGATATAAAAAAGAAAGTCACTGAGTTCATGGACCAGAAACTGAAGGCACAAACACGTAAGAGAACCATCACTTACATGAAAGAGCTGAGGAAGGAGAACCTCTCGCCCAACAGGTGTATCAACCTCTTCCAATGTTTGATTGAGCTACGGGACTTTGCCATGCAGGAGGAGATCCAAGAGTACCTAAGATCTGAGAGGCGCATGGACTGCCTCTCTCCGGCTCACTGCATGGCCCTGGCATACGTGCTCCTGATGTCCGAGAAGGCACTGGAGGAGCTGGATCTGAGGCAGTATAACACCACAGAAGAGGGCCGTACAAGACTAATCCCAGCAGTCCGGTGGTGCAGGAAGGCCCGGTAGGACTTTAAGTTgtattatctccctcaacaatggaattctcttctctgattggctgatggggtggccattaacttcgtataacctgctacctttgaactagttcccgtaacacacttgaatattaattcgccaaactcgttgcgaagtttaaatgaactgtcacgttgcatccaagctgaaatacagacgtgcagaaccatagtaacattgtagcatatgacggaggtggattgtagctagttggatgctatgtaggctataaaagtagcgatctttcaaagttaaagttaatcagaatcctgggatatggccgcttgacaacgggagagatagaactaacgactggcttttggccgtagcaaccagccatttagaactaacgactggcttttggccatagcaaccatccattttagaactagtaacggcagttttgtcctgcaagtagaaagttgatatgtggcggaaagtagtcccacagtcaagacagttttagcgatgttaacggacgcaacggtggaataaaactatgttctaaatatacaggttatgaatactaacgggagataagcgggataacggccttcgaggtcgaccggttcgatggaaataatggcacggcggaggtaactccgtctccgtgcttcgcacgtcgccggagttctagacctccacctagccattatttccatcgaaccggtcacctcgtcggccgttatcccttacatatttacTTATctgttaaaggaaccgtatgtaagattttggccaaaactggtattgcaatcactttcaaattACTGTAGAGCGCTGTATCCCCTCCCCATTCCCCCTGACTTGAGGTTGCCAGCTAGGCTGCAGGATCCAGCAGGAATGTAGGCTGCTACAAGGAGCTTCCAATGACAAGTACTAATGTTTTTTCCTCAGCGTCTctgcataatgacagagaaacgggCTCTGATAATGCATTTGGTAATGTTGGCAATGACAACTCGCTCACTTCGATGACCCACCTCTTCCATATGAGCTGACGTAACGTTACTTtaaacaaacatgcataactttgttcgactgtcatgaatattttaaatgtccatttacattaAGCACAAGTTAGCCAAACATACATGAATCTTACCTGTCCAGGAGAAAATTAGCAACATTGGCatttgtcttcaaattcttcacCTTTTTCATCTTTCAAAGTAATATCCTATACAAATCCTGGTTTTGTTTCGGACTTTGTCACAACATATTTCGGATTCATAATGAGGTCTTTTAGGTTTCGTAACGTTAGGCATTTttttatccaacacgtttgtagctgcagctgtggtaACTAGAGCAGATCTGGCACAAACTAGCTTTGTGATTAGTAGATAGGTGGAGGGTGGCGCATCAAGCCAAAACCCAACATGAcaatcaacatcagttgagggctgcaacttcacttaaaataaatggcaatatCCTGGGCAGATTACTGTTGTCTGTTGTACTGTGATTTCTAGTGACATATAacggccattttatgattaatttgAACACATTTCTTACATACAGTTCCTTCAAAGTAGAATTCCAGCTAAGCACATTTCATGAAAGATTATTCATAAATAATAACGAGGGAGCACTGTACTTTGACTGCGGCTTCAACTGTAATcataaagggccattcacaccaaaaacggtgactataacgataacgacaaaAACCTATCGTTTTTGCTAATATCAAAGTGTCGAGCAGGTCATTACAATTTTTTTAACAATCCATAATCTGACCATCTTGTGTTTTCCTCCAGGCTGGACTGCTGTAAATTGACAGTGAAAGCCTATGAGACAGTGGTCCTTAGTCTGCAGTCTCTGGGGTCACCACTGACTGAGCTGGACCTGAGCTACAACAGCCTGCAGGACTCGGGCCTTGAGCTGCTCACTCGGGGCCTTCTGAGTCctcactgcaaactgcagacactCGGGTATGACATGAAAAATACCGTATCATTGTGTTGTCATTTCACTTTGACTTTAGCTCTGTGGACATTAAACATTGGCTAAGGATTTCAGGtaatcaacaaaaacaacaaatacagaAATCAGTTCAATTGTATTCAATCAACCCTCATTTATTTCACAAGGTTCATAACCTCAGGCAATGTGACTACTGAAGATATATCTCTTTTGAGACAGGAAGCCGCCTTCAAGTTTACAGCAGGTAAAACTGTGATTTGTGTTTTTGCAGTTTGGTCGGCTGCCACCTCACAGAAGCATCTTGTGTGGTAATGGCCTCTGTCCTCCAGTCTGAAAACTCGGCTCTGAGCGAGTTGGATCTAAGCGACAATGACTTGCAGGACTCTGGACTGGAACACCTCACAGTTGGTTTAAGTCATCAGAACTGTAAAGTACACATCCTGAGGTGAATCACTCACACAAAAGCAGCATACACTTTGGTACACTCCTTGTAGTAAGATGAAAGGGAGAATCCCTaatatgagagatgagagataaaCGATCTGGTGCTCTCTGCCCCTATCTTTCTGCCACTGGTTCAGGTTATCATCATGTCGTGTGTCAACCAGAGGCTCTGAAGCCCTAGCTGGAGCACTGAGCTGTAATGCCTCTCACCTAaaagagctggacctgagctaCAATTATCCAAGAACCTCTGGAGTGGAACAGCTTTCAGCTAAACAGCAAGATCCTGACTGTGCCCTAGAAACCCTCAAGTATGTCCTGTCAATATACTCTATTTTGTCTCCTGGGTTTTGCAATagagaaatgtcagtataaGCAGGAGGTTGAACCCAGCAATGATACCAGTCCTCACAAAAGGGAAATGGTTGTGctccaacatacagtacactttgTGAGAAGTAATTTCAGATGTATGTCTCTTATCATGTGCCATACATACAAGATAAGTTGATGATGTGTGTTAATGTAATGAATGTTACATTTCTTCATCTTaattgtaacttttttttttagtgtgaaGCATGCTGGAAGGTACCGTTTGCTGCCAGCACCACAGAAATGTAAGTATGCTGTGTGTTAATAATAGGTCTAAAGCTAGCAAAAAACTAGCCAACAGATTTGAAAACCTCAGCAACATTGTCATTGATAAAAGATAGTTAGTTTATTTACTTTCTCTACAGATTTCTACAAGCTGCATTTTGACCCCAACTCGGCTCATAAAAACTTATCATTGTCTGAACGGAACCAGCGAGTGACTAGGACGTCTGCTCAGCCCTCCCTAGACCACCCAGAGCGCTTTGACTGCTGGCCCCAGGTGCTGTGTAGGGAGCCTCTGACCGGACGTTGCTACTGGGAGGTCGAGTGGACTGGGACAGCTGCCATTGGATTGGCTTACAAAGACATCAGAAGGAAAGGACGTGGGGCGGATGTTGTGCTAGGGCACAATCTTAAGTCAGTGGCACTGTACTGTGACAAGGACAGATACTTTGTGTGCCATGGTAAGAAGGAGACTGAAATTAGTTTCCCTCCTATGGGGTGCAATAGGGTTGGGGTGTTTCTGGACTGGCCCACTGGTTCTGTGTCCTTCTATAGGGTCTCGTCTGATGATGGCCTACTGCTCCTGGACACAAAGTACACCACCTTTAATCGGCCACTGTACGCAGCATTCACACTCTACCCCTCAGACACAGTCATCTCTTTGTGCAAGATTGAGATGTGAATaggcacacacagtcatgtcttGGAAGCTGGTGTCTCAAAAAAGGTCAGTTCTGAAAATGAACAATTTGCTTGCAGGTATTTCAGACACAATTCTATCAAAATCAAAAGAAATGGAGGGGGTTATACCAAGGTTCACCGTTGGTTAGCTTGCACTATAGTTGTATAGACACTACAATGTAGCATCATGTTGTGCATATGTAGCATATTGATGTTCTGTTTTGACTGATGTGATGAAAGTATACTGTATCAGGAGTCAGGTAAATTGGGACAAATAAGATTCTATATCTTGGGCTCTTTAAATATTAGAAACCAATGTTTGATTGGTCTGATAATGATACGAGGCAAGGTGGCGATTCATAAAATCTTTGGTCCCAGAACTTTACACAGGACCCagttttttgcacttctggttagatgtaaactgcatttcgttgtctctgTACTGGTACTCTGtcaagttgaatctaatctaatctacagTAATTGTatgctatggtgtgtgtgtatttaaaataTATGTTTGCATTATCTGCTTTTAATAAAAGTCTAAAACCTTTGGTCATTTGTCATTGCATAACTTGTAGCCATTGTCAAAAACTGTGACTCAAAATGTCACTTTCATGATCTCTATTGAATTCACCACCTTGTATTTAGTAAGAACTCATACCAGCCCACAATTTTAACATCCATTGTAATTGTTCAACTAATTAACCAATGAATGTCAGTTGAGCAATTAGGCCATTGTCTGTAGCTGCAGTATTGATAAAAGCAGCACACTGTAGGGACATTTATTTTtcccaaaaatgtttttctttcagtgTTTCATCAGCTGTATGGTCAGTTGTGTGACTGCAAAGATATGACCAGTGCAGTCATATAGAAGTATCAGGAGTTAGTATATCCTTTAATATagtaatatatactgtagtgtaaatATTTAATAGTGACGTGTATCAAATGCTTCAGGCGTTCCCAAGGCCCAAGATGACCTATGCCCACAAAGTATATTTATTTTCTTATCTAAGTATATCTAGTTATGCGTTCAATAAGGAAAGAGTGCTTAGGTCAATCAGGGCTCTGATAACTGTCTGCCTAACAGTAGGGTCACTGTTCAGTCATTAACAGCTCTCAGTTTCTATAGCCTCATTTATGTACTCATCCATAAACTTTGCCACCTATCAATATTGCTACCCCAGCTTCTTAACACTTCCTTATAGATGGACACATGGAAGTACAATAGATCAACACTATTTAATTAGTGATTATTCGTCACTAATTAAATAGTGATACCCTGCAATGTCCTGCCAAAggcacaaagacacaaaagtATACATAAGAGACCTATTAAAACTCACCATTTTATTATGATAATGttattttgatatgtcaaaATTACAAGTGTGTGATGGAACATAAAAACAGTTACAAACATATGTATGCatatttacatgacatttatgAAAAGTAACACGCTACATctgtaataaaaagaaaatacaacTATGATATGAGTTATTGACTATAAATTTTACATCGTATAGTTGGtattttcaaaaaaagggtGATAGAAGTACCTAGAATGCATATAAACCGTTATAACCGGAAATCAGCACTGTTAAAGTTTAGATGAACATTACAATGGATGTGAGGCACTTGTTGAGGTtgtcagggtgtgtgagtgagcagacAGCActgcaaagaaaaagaaaagatgcagaaaaagaaacaaaaaaatcagGCAGTGTTTATAGAAGAATTACCAGAAGAGTACCATTTAtactgcaattttttttttttccaaaaacacaaatgttttttttccactacCAAGAACTAACCACGGGATAGTTACATCATCAAGCGCtggaaggagaagaaagaagccTAGCTACATACATCAGTGCACCCAAGCATCAGAGAAACTGGATAAAGAAACAACTCAACTGCTATGAAAAGTAATATCTTTTTCATAAACAATACACTCAAGAAACATGTTTATATATgcatttcttttctgtttttttttccttttagttttttttttaacccagaCAAGTCAAGAATGTATGTCTTTCTGCATTCCATAGTTATGCACAGTTTCCAAGATTGAAGGAAGATAGACTACTGTATAGCAGCAAAGTGGTTAAAAACTGAAGTCATGTTTATGCAAAGTTAACGGATAGGTTTATAACAAaggcaaaataaaaaagaagaCATGAAAAATCCAAACAAAAGTAGACATCTTGCATATAAAATACAGTACACGACATGGAGTTGCACTGTGCTAGTTAACGCAGAATGAAACTTTGTGGCATTAAATACAGATTCTGTATAAATATTGGTAGTCCTATGGGTGTCCTACGTTTAGCTTCTCAGCCAGCAAGTTTTGTTATGGTTGCTTAAACCTTGGTTTAGGGTGGTGAAAATGTGTAAAGCAGTCCAATTCAATCTGGTGCAAGACAAAAGGCATGGAAAAATATATGCTCAGAGATGGGTgcacatacaaaacaaacatatctagagagacagacaaaacaaaaacaaaaagagacagATTTGTGATCTCAGGTTATATGGTATCAGAGAACTAGGTAATGTTTTAACAGTCTGAattctgtattttattttttaatatatatattttttaccctCAACATAATAAAATTAGTGATTGTTTCTAGCAGCTTCATATATCAAACTTTTTAAAAGTGGAACTGCCACTACTGTACCTCAGTGTCCCCTTCCCACCGCTCTCAATACAAAACTAGAAAGAAACTCTATTTAAAAGCTCACTCCTTGTCTTCAGCTCCCTCTACTTTTCAATGTGAAATAATACTAAAAGGTGACCTATGTACATAGTGCTGTCAATGTCAGCTACAGTAATATACTGACAGCAGTGATAAATACAACTCTATCTTAAAAATTTAGACTGGGATTATTATTACGGTTTAAATATAGTGTTACTTATTTAcattacaaaaagaaaaaaaaataagagagtTTGGTACCTGGGGTAACTTTTAAAGTGTCATGTTACTGACTGCGAAAGAGGTTGATTTTTCTTTAAGTGATCATAGTTGCATAGAAAGAGTAAAGAATGTTGTTGCTTAGGACTGAAGGGGTCTGAAAATAGCAATTTGGATTTCCCCATGCGCAAGTTTTTCAAGAGTCATGGTTGCCTCTACTATTGTGCAGTCAAGAACAGAACAATTCTAGAGTGAAGATAAGCTCTGCTGGTAAATGCATCAACGGTGCTAATGCATCAGTGGGTTTTGCTCCTGGAGTTTTGTACTGGAAGCTGCAACGAGGTTCACCGAGTTCACATTTAAAGCTTTTAGGCCTGCGATCATGAAAACGGCATGCCAAAATCATAGACCTGTCTACTGCACTACGGAAAGAGTACCATTAAGATCAGAAAATGGCAGCGACAACAATTCTGAACAAACGATTACTTTGAGATTACTAGAATA
The genomic region above belongs to Sardina pilchardus chromosome 20, fSarPil1.1, whole genome shotgun sequence and contains:
- the LOC134068011 gene encoding NACHT, LRR and PYD domains-containing protein 12-like, which translates into the protein MTRFSGKRPATNMIEHRMLAQIRPLQTAIDSHKATLRKNFEVLPGGSSKPSSAVPFHAIYTELYMTVGDSQGICVEHEVQQIEMLHRTQAKPPDEVVNCSDIFRPLRREQRPIRTVMTKGIAGIGKTMSVQKVILDWTEGQANQDVDFVFVLPFRKLNLVCGEKHSLHGLLVELSEELQALDHVGFYNEYKLLFILDGLDESKFCLDFLEKEVCDVNEVASVSALVTNLIRGNLLPTALIWMTSRPAAANQIPARYIHQVTELRGFNDTQKEEFFRRRIADQRLANKIIAHIRATRSLFIMCHIPVLCLLIATMFQQILDKKSNKDTPSTLTELFTEFIVSQIKTRQQSQESSKEVLWKLAKLAFIHLQSQRFNFYEEDLSECGIDSKDASGLCVEILKEESIGHGKRTYSFLHLTIQEFLAAVFVIHSFVTKNTEALESFHIFVSDKNIELYDLLKAAVDKSLQCQYGHLDLFLRFLLGLALDPSQKLLQSLLKGTYNRPLDIKKKVTEFMDQKLKAQTRKRTITYMKELRKENLSPNRCINLFQCLIELRDFAMQEEIQEYLRSERRMDCLSPAHCMALAYVLLMSEKALEELDLRQYNTTEEGRTRLIPAVRWCRKARLDCCKLTVKAYETVVLSLQSLGSPLTELDLSYNSLQDSGLELLTRGLLSPHCKLQTLGLVGCHLTEASCVVMASVLQSENSALSELDLSDNDLQDSGLEHLTVGLSHQNCKVHILRLSSCRVSTRGSEALAGALSCNASHLKELDLSYNYPRTSGVEQLSAKQQDPDCALETLKVSSDDGLLLLDTKYTTFNRPLYAAFTLYPSDTVISLCKIEM